From a region of the Paenibacillus lutimineralis genome:
- a CDS encoding PIG-L deacetylase family protein, whose amino-acid sequence MSRKTLTILAIGGHVGDMELTAGGVLASHSLKGDRIVTLALTAGERGVPAGQDMGEYRGQKVREAKVFADMLGGESIVFDIPDGELSDSEDMRYRVCDVIRLVKPDIIITHFKNSMHKDHRTTHLIVNDARFFAGLASMQRHEPAHFASRLYYAENWEDAVGYTPYVYIDFDQDAYDLWVKAVSQHWFVTGSKSFPYLEYYKHLARVRGIEARKTYAETFTIPEESLRIIKSEL is encoded by the coding sequence ATGAGCAGGAAGACACTAACGATTCTGGCGATCGGCGGTCATGTTGGAGATATGGAGCTTACGGCGGGAGGCGTGCTTGCCAGCCATTCATTAAAGGGGGATCGTATCGTTACCCTGGCACTTACGGCAGGGGAGCGTGGTGTCCCGGCTGGGCAGGACATGGGAGAATACCGGGGGCAAAAGGTTCGGGAAGCGAAAGTCTTCGCAGATATGCTGGGCGGGGAGTCGATCGTATTCGACATCCCAGATGGAGAGCTGAGCGACAGTGAGGACATGCGCTATCGTGTCTGCGATGTGATTCGTCTTGTTAAACCGGACATTATCATCACTCATTTCAAGAACAGCATGCATAAGGATCACAGAACGACACATTTGATTGTTAACGATGCCCGCTTCTTCGCAGGGCTCGCTTCCATGCAGCGGCATGAGCCTGCCCATTTTGCCTCACGACTGTACTATGCGGAAAATTGGGAGGATGCTGTCGGCTATACACCGTATGTTTATATCGATTTCGATCAGGATGCCTATGATCTATGGGTTAAGGCGGTGTCCCAGCATTGGTTCGTGACGGGCAGCAAGTCTTTCCCTTATTTGGAGTATTACAAGCATCTGGCCCGGGTTCGTGGTATAGAGGCGCGTAAGACCTATGCAGAGACATTCACGATCCCGGAGGAGTCTTTGCGCATCATCAAGTCAGAACTATAA
- a CDS encoding GNAT family N-acetyltransferase, which translates to MITTWDDRFIAETVELWNREAVRDGYRRLTEASFVDLFLSNPYFDREATFVMFHEEGHVQGFACGCTGDDLPLGKVAGYITCIVLDGAVQNDASYRFMVEALESRFQQLGKKQADCLFFNPMMLPWIIPGTVGHEHNNTPGVPEGSTLHGFLLNYGYVERAQECGMYMPLAEFRIPEEIRAKESKAEGDGYRVELLDLSKHGGLEEMLDGLDNPLWREQIPRYAAQGIPVMIAAYQGNTEGFAGPIIREPGGRAFFIGIGVDPQHEGHGLGSILFFKMCEAFQQIGADYMSLFTGINNPAKRIYEKAGFQTVKRFVIMRREF; encoded by the coding sequence ATGATCACAACATGGGATGATCGATTCATAGCTGAGACCGTTGAGTTATGGAACAGGGAAGCGGTGCGGGATGGATATAGAAGATTAACCGAAGCCAGTTTCGTAGATCTATTTTTATCAAACCCTTATTTTGACCGGGAAGCCACCTTTGTCATGTTTCATGAGGAAGGGCATGTGCAGGGCTTTGCCTGCGGTTGTACGGGGGATGATCTGCCCTTAGGTAAGGTGGCAGGCTATATTACCTGTATCGTGTTAGATGGAGCTGTTCAAAACGATGCATCTTACAGATTTATGGTCGAAGCCTTGGAGAGCCGCTTTCAACAGCTTGGTAAGAAGCAGGCGGATTGCCTGTTTTTTAATCCGATGATGCTGCCCTGGATCATTCCGGGAACCGTTGGTCATGAACATAACAATACTCCTGGAGTGCCGGAGGGAAGCACGCTACATGGCTTTCTGCTGAACTACGGGTATGTGGAGCGGGCGCAGGAGTGCGGGATGTATATGCCGCTTGCCGAGTTTAGGATTCCGGAGGAAATCCGGGCCAAGGAAAGCAAGGCCGAAGGGGATGGATATCGGGTCGAGCTGCTAGATCTCTCGAAGCATGGGGGATTAGAGGAGATGCTGGATGGGCTGGACAATCCGTTATGGCGCGAACAGATTCCACGCTATGCGGCGCAGGGAATTCCGGTCATGATAGCGGCCTATCAAGGAAATACGGAGGGATTCGCCGGACCGATCATTCGCGAGCCCGGCGGACGGGCCTTCTTCATCGGCATTGGCGTGGACCCCCAGCATGAGGGGCACGGTCTAGGCAGCATTCTGTTCTTTAAAATGTGCGAGGCTTTTCAGCAGATCGGGGCCGACTATATGTCTCTATTTACTGGAATCAATAATCCGGCTAAACGCATTTATGAAAAAGCGGGTTTTCAGACAGTCAAACGGTTCGTAATTATGAGAAGGGAGTTCTGA
- a CDS encoding exo-beta-N-acetylmuramidase NamZ domain-containing protein produces the protein MVKNGIDRILRYSHLFQGKRIGLITTPTGITSEFVSTIQILHDNFNLTALFSPEHGVRGDQAAGAMVETYTDPLTGVPVYSLYRKDSKRMTADMLDQVDMVVYDIQDVGVRYYTFIYTMLYALEDCAKADKEFVVLDRVNPLDGLTVEGNVLKPGYESFIGNYPLSVRYGLTVGEIANMANEQKGWKAKLHVIPCEGWERNMLFPQTGQIWVHPSLGIPRFETALVYAGTCLFEGTNLSEGRGTTFPFEIIGAPFIDAERLADEMNSRGLPGVRFRPVYFKPTTSKFQDELCAGIQIYVTDTLSYRSVETGVTLMYTMKRNYEEFSYLPPVKEGSRPFIDLLCGDKLYWEEAGLTEMLEKFREESRDFAREKQKYHLYS, from the coding sequence ATGGTTAAGAACGGAATCGACCGCATATTGAGGTACTCCCATCTGTTTCAGGGTAAACGGATTGGCTTAATCACGACGCCGACCGGTATCACTTCAGAATTCGTATCTACGATTCAAATTTTGCATGACAATTTCAATCTCACTGCTCTATTCTCGCCGGAGCATGGCGTGCGTGGAGATCAGGCAGCAGGGGCCATGGTAGAGACGTATACTGATCCGTTGACCGGCGTTCCGGTATACAGTTTATATCGCAAGGATTCCAAACGGATGACTGCGGATATGCTCGATCAGGTGGATATGGTTGTTTACGATATTCAAGATGTGGGCGTGCGTTATTATACGTTTATTTATACGATGTTGTATGCTCTGGAGGATTGTGCCAAGGCAGATAAGGAGTTCGTTGTGTTGGACCGCGTGAACCCGCTTGACGGACTGACGGTGGAGGGAAATGTACTCAAGCCTGGTTATGAATCCTTTATTGGAAATTATCCGCTTTCTGTCCGGTATGGTCTGACTGTGGGAGAGATAGCAAATATGGCCAATGAACAGAAGGGCTGGAAGGCGAAGCTCCATGTGATCCCTTGCGAGGGATGGGAACGGAACATGCTCTTCCCGCAGACAGGACAGATTTGGGTTCATCCCTCATTGGGGATTCCACGCTTTGAGACAGCTCTCGTATACGCCGGCACTTGCTTGTTTGAGGGTACGAATCTGTCAGAAGGACGAGGGACAACGTTCCCGTTCGAGATCATTGGAGCGCCATTTATCGACGCTGAGCGCCTGGCTGATGAAATGAATAGTAGAGGTTTGCCAGGAGTGCGTTTTCGACCCGTATACTTCAAGCCAACCACTTCGAAGTTCCAAGATGAGCTCTGCGCAGGGATACAGATTTATGTGACTGATACACTTTCATACCGATCGGTTGAGACGGGCGTGACGTTGATGTACACCATGAAGCGGAACTATGAAGAGTTCTCTTACTTGCCTCCGGTTAAGGAGGGCTCGCGTCCATTCATTGATCTACTATGCGGTGACAAGCTCTACTGGGAAGAGGCTGGGCTCACTGAAATGCTGGAGAAGTTTCGCGAGGAGAGCCGGGATTTCGCCAGGGAAAAACAAAAGTATCATCTTTATTCATGA
- a CDS encoding carbohydrate ABC transporter permease, whose amino-acid sequence MALYKKHTGKQTVKYTRNTSIMILLLLFALATLFPIYFMIISSFGDPVEAGAMDYSLWPAKVSLESYKFFFDYSEHSYRWLLNSLIVAGSVTVSNVIFATMAGYAFSKIRFKGRAVLFSILLCAMMIPYQVTQVPLYILIVNIFEIENTYRALIMPGLVTVYSIFLTKQFMSSIPNEIIECAKVEGCNQFQIFLKVIVPLSKTVMAVTAILTFMDSWNTFFWPFLVTNTMDMQTIQVGLKNFRFANTTYFAPMMAGATISALPMFILFFSLQKYFLEGVTVGAVKG is encoded by the coding sequence ATGGCTCTGTACAAGAAACATACCGGCAAGCAAACGGTTAAATACACCAGGAATACATCCATCATGATTCTTCTCTTACTGTTTGCTCTTGCAACGTTATTTCCAATTTATTTCATGATTATCTCTTCATTCGGGGATCCCGTTGAGGCGGGGGCTATGGACTATTCTCTATGGCCTGCCAAAGTATCTCTTGAATCCTATAAATTCTTTTTTGATTACAGTGAACATTCCTATCGTTGGCTGCTGAACTCATTGATTGTGGCAGGAAGTGTTACGGTATCTAACGTGATTTTCGCCACGATGGCAGGCTATGCCTTCTCGAAAATCCGTTTCAAAGGCCGGGCCGTCCTGTTCTCAATTCTGCTCTGCGCCATGATGATTCCATATCAAGTGACCCAGGTACCGCTTTATATTCTGATCGTGAATATATTTGAGATCGAGAATACTTACAGAGCTCTGATCATGCCTGGACTGGTCACCGTCTACAGCATATTTTTAACCAAACAATTTATGTCCTCTATTCCTAACGAGATTATCGAGTGTGCCAAGGTGGAGGGCTGTAATCAGTTTCAAATTTTCTTGAAGGTGATCGTGCCGCTGTCGAAGACAGTCATGGCGGTTACGGCCATTCTTACTTTCATGGATAGCTGGAATACCTTCTTCTGGCCGTTTCTGGTCACGAATACGATGGATATGCAGACGATCCAGGTGGGGCTCAAGAACTTCCGTTTTGCCAATACGACGTATTTCGCGCCGATGATGGCCGGGGCAACGATCTCGGCGTTGCCGATGTTCATCCTGTTCTTCAGCCTGCAGAAGTACTTCCTTGAGGGTGTAACCGTGGGAGCGGTGAAGGGTTAA
- a CDS encoding anhydro-N-acetylmuramic acid kinase, which translates to MDGSQASGRMTEFAAGQMGEAQSTNLVTRYAVGLMSGTSVDGIDAAVVRITGAVGTRPEVQLLGFENTPFSTQVRDEIFTLFDVKKATLDRVGRLNVWLGELFAEAALSVIAKSGLAPGDISHIGSHGQTLYHHPTDEIIGGYALRYTAQIGEGSIIAARTGITCVSDFRPADMAVGGQGAPLVPFTEHLLYGEEKRTLLLQNIGGIGNMTVLPAGSPPEDVFAFDTGPGNMLIDGLVTHMSGGKSKMDAGGAIASQGHPNERLLDLLMQEPYYSQSSPKSTGRELFGSAYIARLLAHQQEYNLSDEDLVATVTMLTARSISEAYRKYVQERYPADMLIVGGGGSYNPVLLRYLQADLEPLGVQVLTQEQLGLSSDAKEAVAFALLADYTLVRRPNNLPAATGASRPVIMGKISYPF; encoded by the coding sequence ATGGACGGGTCACAAGCCTCAGGGCGGATGACGGAATTTGCTGCGGGACAGATGGGTGAGGCCCAGTCGACAAACCTGGTAACACGTTATGCGGTTGGACTTATGTCAGGTACCTCGGTCGATGGCATCGACGCGGCGGTCGTTAGGATTACAGGTGCTGTGGGGACGAGACCGGAGGTCCAGCTTCTAGGTTTTGAAAATACCCCCTTCTCCACTCAGGTTCGAGACGAAATATTTACTCTGTTCGACGTCAAGAAGGCCACGTTGGATCGGGTAGGTCGCCTTAATGTTTGGCTTGGCGAATTGTTTGCGGAAGCGGCTCTATCTGTCATTGCTAAATCTGGTTTGGCGCCGGGGGATATATCCCACATCGGCTCGCATGGTCAGACACTGTATCATCATCCGACAGATGAGATTATTGGGGGATACGCACTTCGTTATACGGCGCAAATTGGTGAGGGCTCGATAATCGCGGCCAGAACGGGGATCACTTGCGTATCTGATTTTCGCCCGGCTGATATGGCCGTAGGTGGCCAAGGGGCCCCGCTCGTACCATTCACGGAGCATTTGCTGTACGGGGAAGAGAAAAGGACGCTGCTGCTGCAAAATATCGGGGGGATCGGCAATATGACGGTGCTTCCGGCGGGCAGCCCGCCAGAGGACGTATTTGCTTTCGATACGGGGCCGGGCAATATGCTCATCGATGGCCTGGTCACGCATATGAGCGGTGGGAAGAGCAAGATGGATGCAGGAGGAGCTATAGCCTCACAAGGCCATCCGAATGAACGGCTGCTTGACCTGTTGATGCAGGAGCCTTACTACAGCCAAAGCTCGCCTAAATCTACCGGAAGAGAGTTGTTCGGCTCAGCCTATATTGCTAGATTGCTAGCCCATCAGCAGGAGTATAACCTCTCAGATGAGGATCTGGTTGCCACGGTGACGATGTTAACAGCACGTTCGATTAGTGAGGCGTACCGGAAGTACGTCCAGGAGCGCTATCCGGCCGACATGCTGATTGTTGGCGGCGGAGGCAGCTACAATCCGGTATTGCTCCGTTATTTGCAGGCGGATCTGGAGCCGCTTGGGGTTCAGGTGCTTACTCAGGAGCAGCTCGGACTAAGCAGCGATGCCAAGGAGGCGGTAGCCTTCGCGCTGCTGGCGGATTACACCCTGGTCAGGCGACCGAACAATTTGCCGGCGGCAACTGGAGCAAGCAGACCAGTCATAATGGGCAAGATCAGTTATCCATTTTAG